The Ochrobactrum quorumnocens genome has a segment encoding these proteins:
- a CDS encoding ABC transporter permease, with translation MRSLALNPSELYQRKEMRLMLLLLAPALTVITALLIVPLGWLAWQSIWQDGGFTAVHYQRFLTDNVYWMTFLQTFKIAFIVTIAALLLGYPIAYLAATVPHKWSIVILAMVILPFWTSVLVRAYAWLILLQRTGLVNSALKSLGLIDAPLLLVNNEFGTVVATIHILLPFMVLPLYATMQKIPRELSMAGSSLGGTPLYVFTHVFLPLSLPGMIAGMVLVFVLTLGFYITPELLGGGRTYMVSMLVSRNIEVYHEWGAASSISVVLLICVFLIFRLTSLLIPFERIMGTK, from the coding sequence ATGAGAAGTCTGGCCTTAAATCCGAGCGAGCTTTATCAGCGCAAAGAAATGCGACTGATGTTGCTTCTTCTGGCGCCCGCATTAACAGTTATCACGGCCCTGCTGATCGTGCCCCTTGGCTGGCTCGCTTGGCAATCCATCTGGCAAGATGGTGGCTTTACCGCGGTTCACTATCAGCGGTTTCTCACCGACAATGTCTATTGGATGACATTTCTGCAAACTTTCAAAATTGCATTCATCGTAACGATAGCAGCCCTTCTGCTCGGCTACCCGATTGCTTATCTCGCAGCAACAGTCCCTCACAAATGGAGCATCGTCATTCTGGCGATGGTTATCCTGCCATTCTGGACCAGTGTGCTTGTCCGTGCCTATGCATGGCTGATCCTTTTGCAACGAACTGGGTTGGTCAACTCGGCGCTAAAGTCGCTTGGCTTGATCGATGCACCGTTGCTTCTTGTTAATAACGAGTTTGGAACAGTCGTGGCGACAATCCATATTCTGCTACCGTTTATGGTGTTGCCACTTTACGCGACAATGCAGAAAATTCCGCGCGAACTTTCAATGGCTGGTTCAAGCCTCGGCGGCACACCCCTCTATGTTTTCACGCATGTATTCTTGCCTTTGTCGTTGCCCGGCATGATCGCGGGCATGGTGCTGGTCTTCGTTCTAACACTCGGCTTCTATATCACACCGGAACTGCTTGGGGGTGGGCGAACCTATATGGTTTCCATGCTCGTTTCCCGCAACATCGAGGTCTACCATGAGTGGGGCGCTGCATCGTCAATCAGCGTGGTGCTGCTAATCTGCGTTTTCCTGATCTTCCGTTTGACCAGTCTGTTGATCCCGTTTGAACGCATTATGGGGACAAAGTAA
- a CDS encoding ABC transporter permease, translating to MSVSRAILITIVSSILIWLIIPILIIVPMSFSGTRFLTFPPPSWSFRWYEAYLASSAWMQATKVSLIVAIASAILSTIIGTAAAYALNLTSSRLVRSMQVVLLLPLVVPIVITAVGVFFVFAKVGLLATLSGLILANVMLGLPYVVTSVLVGLRKFDPTQEMVARSLGMNRFRAFFAVTLPQIKPSVISGLLFAFISAIDETVVSLFISGGQYQTLTKRMFTALRDEIDPTIASISSLLTAVSFIVVMLAALSSGRQRKEHAAP from the coding sequence ATGTCAGTTTCCCGTGCAATTCTCATCACGATCGTATCGTCCATCCTGATCTGGCTGATCATTCCGATCCTGATTATCGTACCAATGTCCTTTTCAGGAACACGATTTCTGACTTTCCCGCCTCCAAGCTGGTCGTTTCGCTGGTATGAGGCCTATCTGGCCAGCAGCGCCTGGATGCAGGCAACCAAGGTTAGTCTGATCGTTGCCATAGCAAGTGCAATTCTTTCCACGATCATAGGCACCGCTGCTGCTTACGCGCTCAATCTAACATCCTCCCGGCTTGTCCGCAGCATGCAGGTAGTTTTACTATTGCCGCTTGTTGTGCCCATCGTCATCACAGCCGTCGGCGTATTCTTCGTCTTTGCAAAGGTCGGCTTGCTGGCGACTCTTTCTGGACTTATCCTCGCCAACGTCATGCTCGGTCTTCCCTATGTGGTCACATCTGTTTTGGTGGGATTGCGCAAATTTGACCCGACACAGGAAATGGTTGCACGCAGTCTTGGTATGAATCGCTTTCGCGCGTTCTTTGCTGTAACGCTCCCGCAGATCAAACCGAGTGTGATTTCCGGCCTGCTCTTTGCATTCATTTCCGCAATTGATGAAACAGTGGTGTCACTATTCATTTCCGGCGGACAGTATCAGACGCTGACCAAGCGCATGTTCACAGCACTTCGTGACGAAATTGATCCAACCATTGCGTCGATCAGTTCGCTTCTGACGGCCGTCTCCTTTATCGTCGTCATGCTCGCAGCCTTGAGTAGCGGTCGACAGCGCAAGGAGCACGCCGCACCATGA
- a CDS encoding GMC family oxidoreductase, with the protein MIADHLILGGGSAGCVLAARLSEDLNRRVILVEAGRDISASDMPDAIRSRYPGRAYLDTNNIWARLKAHMGANGRNGDKRASRRYEQARILGGGSAINALMANRGSPSDYDEWERLGAQGWNWDSCLPYFRKIEADRDFSGPLHGNDGPILIRRIDGKQISPFVDRVMQTIDKNGWPIGGDQNGEWRDGTYRGAVAVSDQGERLPTSVAYLTDEVRKRPNLKIMTGFTAMKITFDGREASGAIVRSTDKKNREIYINAHEVIVASGAIHSPALLMRSGIGPGSHLASFGIPVIYALEGVGQNLMEHPSIAVAAYLPPTSRNKNEHEHHEQAIWRYSSGLHGTPSGDMHAAILARSGWHSVGQRIGSLFFWVNKSYSRGAVSLSSPDAEAEPDVDFRMLSDERDLLRLKDAVRKGAAILSSPHMHAYAGTVFPSSYTPRVAQVAVPGSWNAAQRGLLAAMLDIAGPLRGALMTTLITSGVSIRSLLEDEVSLTEFVRKHVGGTWHPSCTCRMGIASDKMAVTTFTGKVNGIKGLRICDASLMPSIPCANTNIPTVMIAERIADMIKSKLHQ; encoded by the coding sequence ATGATTGCCGATCACCTCATACTCGGTGGCGGTTCTGCGGGCTGCGTTCTGGCTGCTCGACTGTCAGAAGACCTAAACCGGCGCGTTATACTTGTCGAGGCAGGCCGTGATATTAGCGCATCTGATATGCCGGATGCCATTCGTAGCCGCTATCCAGGGCGAGCATATCTCGACACAAACAACATCTGGGCGAGACTTAAGGCACATATGGGTGCCAATGGTCGTAATGGTGATAAGCGCGCCTCACGCCGCTATGAACAAGCTAGAATTCTGGGTGGTGGTTCAGCAATCAATGCGCTGATGGCCAATCGTGGTTCACCCTCGGACTACGATGAATGGGAGAGGCTCGGCGCACAGGGGTGGAACTGGGATAGTTGCCTCCCCTACTTCCGAAAGATTGAGGCAGATCGTGATTTTTCAGGCCCTCTGCATGGAAATGATGGTCCAATCTTGATCCGACGTATTGATGGAAAACAGATATCTCCATTCGTTGATCGGGTGATGCAAACAATCGACAAGAATGGCTGGCCTATTGGGGGAGACCAGAATGGTGAATGGCGTGATGGTACCTATCGCGGAGCTGTCGCTGTAAGTGATCAGGGTGAGCGGCTGCCGACTTCCGTAGCATATCTCACCGACGAAGTGCGCAAGCGACCTAATCTGAAAATCATGACCGGCTTTACAGCCATGAAAATCACATTTGACGGCAGAGAAGCCTCGGGAGCCATTGTCAGAAGCACGGACAAAAAAAATCGTGAGATTTACATCAACGCACACGAGGTTATCGTTGCTTCGGGTGCAATTCACTCGCCTGCTTTGCTGATGCGGTCTGGTATCGGCCCCGGCAGTCATCTCGCGAGCTTTGGAATCCCTGTAATCTACGCGCTTGAAGGCGTCGGTCAAAATCTGATGGAGCATCCGTCCATTGCGGTCGCCGCTTATTTGCCACCTACTTCACGTAACAAGAATGAACATGAGCACCACGAACAAGCAATCTGGCGCTACTCATCCGGATTACACGGCACCCCATCCGGTGACATGCATGCGGCAATTCTTGCACGCTCTGGCTGGCACTCCGTCGGCCAACGTATTGGCAGTCTGTTCTTTTGGGTTAATAAATCCTATTCCCGAGGAGCCGTTTCACTGTCGTCTCCTGACGCAGAGGCAGAACCAGATGTCGACTTCCGAATGTTGAGTGACGAGCGCGATCTTTTACGCTTGAAAGATGCTGTCCGAAAAGGTGCGGCAATTCTCTCTAGTCCGCACATGCATGCCTATGCTGGTACTGTTTTTCCGTCCAGCTACACGCCCCGCGTGGCACAAGTTGCAGTCCCCGGCTCTTGGAACGCGGCTCAACGAGGGTTGTTAGCCGCAATGTTGGATATAGCAGGCCCATTGCGCGGAGCACTTATGACGACCCTTATCACATCGGGCGTAAGCATTCGCTCGTTGCTCGAAGATGAAGTTTCTCTGACCGAGTTTGTACGGAAACATGTTGGAGGTACTTGGCACCCTTCATGTACATGTCGCATGGGGATAGCTAGCGATAAAATGGCTGTAACGACCTTTACAGGAAAGGTTAACGGTATCAAAGGGCTCAGAATATGCGATGCGTCACTGATGCCTTCAATACCTTGCGCAAATACCAATATCCCGACGGTGATGATTGCCGAACGAATTGCCGACATGATAAAAAGCAAACTACATCAGTGA
- a CDS encoding inositol monophosphatase family protein translates to MGIPVVCVELPGSGKIDELCLCGTFKQGKTIVTDSDAIDERYEFSLALIREAGDLANRYFSNRQALTIQSKRLQDMASEADLQTELLIKQRLAASFPQDAFLGEETGITAFEPNQGIWVVDPIDGTQPFISGMTSWCVSIAFVKDGVLKFGMVYAPARNELFAGGENRAATLNDKAVERHPARSVREGIVGVGYSPRVTPDEFLPMFERLLKAGGMFSREGSGALTLCYVASGRLIGYIEPHINSWDCLGAIAIIRAAGLKTNDFLANDGLRRGNPVIAGNEDIFAELAKISMGYNR, encoded by the coding sequence ATGGGGATTCCAGTGGTGTGCGTGGAGCTGCCTGGCTCTGGAAAGATTGATGAACTTTGCCTTTGCGGCACTTTTAAACAAGGGAAGACCATTGTGACCGACTCCGACGCAATTGATGAACGATATGAGTTTTCACTCGCTCTGATCCGTGAGGCTGGCGATCTTGCAAATCGGTATTTTAGTAATCGGCAAGCACTGACGATTCAGAGTAAGCGTCTTCAGGATATGGCAAGCGAAGCCGATCTTCAGACAGAGCTTCTCATCAAACAAAGACTTGCTGCTTCTTTTCCACAGGATGCCTTTCTCGGAGAGGAAACGGGCATTACTGCCTTCGAGCCTAACCAGGGTATTTGGGTTGTTGATCCGATTGACGGAACGCAACCGTTTATTTCCGGCATGACGAGTTGGTGCGTCTCGATCGCATTTGTGAAAGACGGAGTGCTCAAGTTCGGCATGGTATATGCACCCGCAAGAAATGAACTCTTCGCCGGCGGTGAAAACCGGGCTGCCACTTTGAATGATAAAGCGGTTGAGCGGCATCCAGCGCGGTCTGTTCGCGAAGGGATCGTGGGTGTTGGTTATTCTCCGCGTGTGACACCCGACGAGTTTCTGCCTATGTTTGAACGGCTGCTAAAGGCAGGTGGTATGTTCAGTCGCGAGGGTTCGGGAGCATTAACGCTCTGTTACGTTGCAAGCGGTCGCCTGATTGGATATATTGAGCCGCATATCAATTCCTGGGATTGTCTCGGCGCGATCGCAATCATTCGTGCAGCCGGACTTAAGACCAACGATTTCCTTGCTAACGATGGTTTGAGGAGAGGAAATCCCGTTATTGCCGGGAATGAGGACATTTTTGCTGAATTGGCAAAAATTTCCATGGGATATAATCGTTAG
- a CDS encoding ROK family protein translates to MLIGIDWGGTKIEGVAMEKDGRELLRLRADTPRHDYFGCISVIEGMISALEQQTGRTGPVGIGIPGSLEPVSRVGKGASSTWLLGRPVEKDLHACLKRDLRVENDADCFAASEAMDGAGTGYNVVFAVILGSGAGAGIAVAGRAHHGPNNCGGEWGHNPLPFPDVTELPGQPCYCGRHGCMETWVSGRAFEAEYFRHTQEELKAREIIERMRSGDRLSGLLWSRYIERVARGLATVINTLDPDILVMGGGMSNVDELYRDLPAALAKRTFSTVFHTPIRKAIHGDSSGVRGAAWLWKD, encoded by the coding sequence ATGCTTATTGGGATTGATTGGGGTGGCACCAAGATTGAAGGTGTCGCTATGGAAAAAGATGGGCGGGAGCTTTTGCGCTTGCGTGCTGATACGCCCCGCCACGACTATTTTGGGTGTATTAGTGTTATTGAGGGAATGATTTCCGCATTGGAGCAGCAGACAGGAAGAACCGGCCCCGTGGGCATCGGCATTCCTGGATCGCTTGAGCCAGTCAGTCGTGTTGGAAAGGGAGCGAGCTCTACTTGGCTATTAGGGCGTCCGGTAGAAAAGGATCTCCATGCTTGTCTCAAGCGTGACCTCAGGGTCGAAAATGACGCGGATTGCTTCGCTGCTTCAGAAGCTATGGATGGGGCAGGAACCGGTTACAATGTGGTCTTTGCTGTCATCCTTGGATCTGGCGCGGGAGCAGGTATTGCGGTCGCAGGAAGAGCTCATCACGGGCCCAATAATTGCGGCGGCGAGTGGGGACATAATCCGCTGCCGTTTCCTGATGTAACGGAATTGCCAGGTCAGCCATGTTATTGCGGCCGCCATGGTTGCATGGAGACATGGGTTTCTGGGCGTGCATTTGAGGCGGAATACTTCCGCCACACTCAAGAGGAATTGAAAGCCCGCGAAATCATAGAACGCATGCGATCAGGGGATCGTTTGAGCGGCCTATTGTGGTCACGTTATATCGAGAGGGTAGCGCGTGGGCTTGCGACTGTCATCAACACGCTTGATCCAGACATTCTTGTTATGGGTGGCGGCATGTCGAATGTCGACGAACTTTATCGGGATCTACCTGCGGCCCTTGCTAAGCGGACTTTTTCCACCGTGTTCCATACCCCAATTCGCAAGGCTATCCATGGGGATTCCAGTGGTGTGCGTGGAGCTGCCTGGCTCTGGAAAGATTGA
- a CDS encoding ROK family transcriptional regulator — protein MDGPEEFPPSLSDPSRGTNQTGMKLYNERLVLSLIRSHGPLSKGEVSRMTGLSAQASSVIMSQLESDGLLLRGEPQRGKVGQPSVPMSLNPEGAFSIGVKVGRRTAELVLMDMAGQVRRLISLNFAYPTPALLVGFVDKGINEIIDNLTRIQLGRVRGIGIAMPSEMWSWEEEVGAPHAVVDAWKAFDLKTHIEQVFSMPVYSYNDATAACAAEMAFGVGRKYQDFLYVFFATLVGGGVVLDGALYPGRRGYAGSIGSAPVPSPVAGEAPKRLIQCASIYLLERMIVQSGGDPSVIWHKSEDWSHLGGVLDRWTEQASDGLAFVIASAISVIDFHNVVIDGGFPSHVRAELVCRTREKVAQMEVQGVAPVEIVEGNIGSDARVLGAASLPLLADYARDRDILFS, from the coding sequence ATGGATGGACCTGAAGAGTTTCCGCCAAGCTTGAGTGATCCGAGCCGGGGCACAAATCAGACCGGAATGAAGCTTTATAATGAGCGACTGGTTCTTTCGCTCATCCGCTCTCATGGCCCCCTATCAAAAGGCGAGGTTTCGCGCATGACCGGGCTTTCGGCTCAGGCGAGTTCGGTGATCATGAGCCAGTTGGAAAGCGATGGCTTGCTTTTGCGCGGAGAGCCACAACGGGGCAAAGTTGGCCAGCCTTCCGTGCCAATGTCACTTAATCCAGAAGGTGCCTTTTCGATCGGCGTCAAAGTAGGGCGCCGGACGGCTGAACTTGTGCTGATGGATATGGCAGGGCAGGTGCGCCGCCTAATCAGTCTTAATTTTGCGTATCCCACACCGGCTTTGCTGGTTGGTTTTGTTGACAAAGGGATCAACGAAATCATCGATAACTTGACGAGGATCCAGCTGGGGCGGGTACGGGGCATCGGAATTGCGATGCCATCTGAAATGTGGAGCTGGGAAGAAGAGGTAGGTGCGCCCCACGCCGTTGTTGATGCTTGGAAGGCTTTTGATCTCAAGACGCACATCGAGCAGGTTTTCTCTATGCCAGTTTATTCCTATAATGATGCCACTGCTGCCTGCGCAGCCGAGATGGCCTTTGGTGTCGGCCGAAAATATCAGGATTTCCTTTACGTGTTTTTTGCCACGCTTGTCGGCGGTGGTGTGGTACTCGATGGTGCTTTGTACCCGGGGCGCCGTGGCTATGCGGGGTCGATCGGTTCTGCGCCTGTACCTTCACCTGTTGCAGGCGAAGCGCCTAAACGGCTCATACAATGCGCGTCGATCTATCTGCTTGAACGCATGATCGTGCAGTCGGGCGGTGATCCCAGCGTAATCTGGCATAAATCCGAGGATTGGAGTCATCTGGGTGGCGTTCTTGATCGTTGGACGGAACAGGCTTCCGACGGCCTTGCCTTTGTCATCGCTTCGGCAATTTCGGTAATCGACTTCCACAATGTGGTGATCGACGGCGGGTTCCCGTCACACGTGCGTGCTGAGCTGGTTTGCCGGACCCGCGAGAAAGTAGCGCAAATGGAAGTTCAGGGGGTGGCGCCGGTCGAAATAGTTGAAGGCAATATCGGCAGTGACGCCCGTGTATTGGGTGCTGCGAGCTTGCCCCTTCTTGCCGATTATGCGCGGGACAGGGATATTCTCTTTAGTTAG
- a CDS encoding substrate-binding domain-containing protein has translation MRKYFTLMVSTLAFTSLSYGNARADEASVCLVTKTENNPFFVKMKEGATAKAAELGMKLLSYAGKAEGDVDTQISAIESCVAAGAKGILLVPNDSSALVPVVKQARDQGVLVVALDTPLAPADAADATFATDNFKAGVLIGEWAKGRMGEKASDAKIALLNLNAQQITVDYMRNQGFMSGFGIDIKNKTRIGDEDDGRIIGNEASNSNEEGGRTAMESLLQVNPEINLVYTINEPAAAGAHEAIKAAGLEDQITIVSIDGGCPGVNNVKQGIIGATSMQFPLQMASMGVEAIKTFVDSGKKPQTSDGLDFVDTGTELVTDHPVEGTKSMSSEEALKKCWG, from the coding sequence ATGCGGAAATATTTCACACTTATGGTTTCGACACTCGCATTCACTTCGCTGTCATACGGCAATGCTCGCGCTGATGAAGCAAGCGTCTGCCTGGTAACGAAAACAGAGAATAATCCATTCTTTGTAAAGATGAAGGAAGGCGCGACCGCCAAGGCTGCAGAACTAGGCATGAAACTACTCAGCTATGCGGGCAAAGCGGAAGGAGATGTCGACACACAGATCTCAGCAATTGAGTCCTGTGTCGCGGCGGGAGCAAAAGGCATCCTTTTGGTGCCAAATGACTCAAGCGCACTTGTGCCTGTCGTAAAGCAGGCGCGGGATCAGGGCGTGCTGGTCGTCGCACTCGACACGCCACTCGCGCCAGCCGACGCAGCCGATGCAACCTTCGCTACCGACAATTTTAAAGCGGGTGTTCTGATCGGTGAATGGGCAAAGGGCCGTATGGGAGAGAAAGCCAGCGATGCGAAAATCGCACTTCTCAATCTTAATGCGCAGCAAATTACGGTTGATTACATGCGCAATCAGGGCTTCATGTCTGGTTTCGGGATCGACATCAAAAACAAGACCCGCATTGGCGATGAGGACGACGGCCGAATTATTGGAAATGAAGCCAGTAACTCCAACGAAGAAGGCGGGCGTACGGCGATGGAAAGCCTGCTGCAAGTCAATCCAGAGATAAATCTGGTCTACACCATCAACGAGCCCGCTGCAGCCGGGGCACATGAAGCGATCAAGGCTGCAGGACTTGAAGACCAGATCACCATTGTGTCCATTGATGGTGGGTGTCCCGGCGTCAATAACGTCAAACAAGGCATTATTGGAGCGACATCGATGCAGTTCCCATTGCAGATGGCTTCGATGGGTGTGGAAGCTATCAAGACATTCGTGGATAGTGGAAAGAAGCCACAAACCTCGGATGGGCTGGATTTTGTCGACACTGGCACCGAACTTGTTACCGACCATCCGGTAGAAGGCACAAAATCAATGTCATCGGAAGAAGCGCTCAAAAAATGCTGGGGCTAG
- a CDS encoding ABC transporter permease, translating to MSNAQTSQEILPKIATSQPDHAQFETTDAGLLARIQRFFHSYPTTVPLVVLILSLIGFGIVAGDRFFSAYNMSLIVQQVSIIGILAAAQSLIILTAGIDLSVAAIMVLSSVIAGNLAVNLGTPVSFSLIIAFLCGTAIGLFNGFLITKVKLPPFIATLGTWNIFYALNLYLSGAQSIRGTEIDVTAPALKFFGNTISILGAQISYGSLLLIALFAILWYALSRTSWGRHVYAVGDDPEAAKLAGIRTDRVLISVYAVAGFICALAGWSAIGRVGSVSPTSFFEGNLQSITAVVIGGISLFGGRGSILGPLIGALIVGVFQSGLRIAGVDVLWQLFAIGWLILLAVAVDQWIRKVSA from the coding sequence ATGTCAAACGCCCAGACATCGCAGGAAATCCTGCCTAAAATCGCGACCAGTCAGCCGGATCATGCGCAGTTTGAAACAACCGATGCCGGGCTTCTCGCCCGCATCCAACGCTTCTTTCACAGCTACCCTACCACAGTTCCACTCGTCGTACTCATTCTCTCGCTGATTGGCTTCGGTATTGTGGCTGGGGACCGTTTTTTTTCCGCCTACAACATGTCGCTGATCGTGCAGCAAGTCTCGATTATCGGAATTCTCGCGGCAGCTCAAAGCCTGATAATTCTGACTGCCGGCATCGATCTATCTGTTGCGGCTATTATGGTACTTAGCTCTGTCATTGCTGGAAATCTTGCTGTCAACCTTGGGACTCCTGTCAGTTTCTCACTCATAATCGCCTTTTTGTGCGGCACGGCAATTGGTCTTTTCAACGGATTTCTCATCACCAAAGTCAAGTTGCCGCCTTTCATTGCCACTTTGGGTACCTGGAACATCTTTTATGCACTCAACCTCTATTTATCCGGTGCCCAGTCCATCAGGGGAACCGAGATTGATGTTACAGCGCCAGCACTCAAGTTCTTCGGCAACACCATTTCTATCCTAGGGGCACAGATCAGCTACGGTTCTCTTTTACTGATCGCCCTATTTGCGATCCTCTGGTACGCGCTTTCACGCACGTCTTGGGGGCGTCATGTCTACGCAGTGGGCGATGACCCGGAGGCTGCAAAGCTTGCTGGTATTCGCACTGATCGCGTCCTAATCTCGGTTTACGCTGTTGCGGGCTTCATCTGTGCCCTTGCAGGCTGGTCTGCAATCGGGCGTGTGGGGTCAGTATCTCCTACCAGCTTCTTCGAGGGCAATCTGCAGTCGATTACGGCCGTAGTGATTGGTGGAATATCATTGTTTGGGGGCCGCGGCTCCATTCTTGGTCCTTTGATCGGGGCTCTCATCGTTGGTGTTTTCCAGTCCGGCTTACGCATTGCGGGGGTCGATGTGCTTTGGCAACTCTTCGCAATCGGCTGGCTCATCCTGCTTGCCGTGGCCGTTGACCAGTGGATCAGAAAGGTATCAGCATGA
- a CDS encoding ATP-binding cassette domain-containing protein: MTLTPVLQAKGLSKKYGRVVAIDGADFELMPGEILAVIGDNGAGKSSLIRALSGALKTDSGEILLDGKPINFSTPMEARQAGIETVYQTLALSPALSISDNMFLGREIHSKGLMGKYFRQLDRQTMDRVARDKLNELGLMTIQNIAQPVETLSGGQRQGIAVARAAAFGSKVIIMDEPTAALGVKESQKVLELIKTVRSRGVPIVLISHNMPHVFELADRIHIHRLGKRLAVVRPTEFSMSDVVAMMTGAMQPPSEMLQ; encoded by the coding sequence ATGACCCTCACTCCCGTACTGCAGGCGAAAGGCCTCTCCAAAAAATATGGACGTGTTGTAGCTATAGACGGCGCTGATTTCGAGCTGATGCCGGGAGAAATTCTGGCAGTCATCGGTGACAATGGCGCAGGCAAATCGAGCTTGATCCGTGCCCTCTCTGGTGCACTTAAAACCGATAGTGGTGAAATCCTGTTAGATGGCAAACCGATAAATTTCTCAACGCCAATGGAGGCTCGACAAGCAGGTATTGAAACAGTCTATCAGACACTTGCCCTGTCACCGGCCCTGTCGATCAGCGATAATATGTTCCTTGGCCGCGAAATTCACAGCAAGGGTTTAATGGGCAAGTACTTTCGACAGCTCGACCGCCAAACCATGGATCGCGTAGCACGCGATAAGCTTAACGAACTGGGCCTGATGACAATTCAGAATATCGCTCAGCCGGTCGAAACTCTTTCGGGTGGCCAACGTCAGGGGATCGCCGTTGCACGCGCCGCAGCCTTCGGGTCAAAAGTCATCATTATGGATGAGCCGACAGCAGCACTTGGTGTCAAGGAAAGCCAGAAAGTTCTCGAATTAATCAAAACCGTGCGCTCGCGCGGGGTGCCAATCGTGCTCATCAGCCACAACATGCCCCACGTTTTCGAATTGGCGGACCGTATCCATATACACCGGCTCGGCAAGCGACTAGCCGTGGTGCGCCCGACAGAATTTTCAATGTCGGACGTGGTGGCAATGATGACAGGCGCCATGCAGCCCCCATCTGAAATGCTGCAGTGA
- a CDS encoding sugar phosphate isomerase/epimerase family protein gives MPTYSLKETIRILAEIGYDAVEIGCCAPHAWPDHLSKDDRKEIAKAAKGEDIAISSLLPAIGGGFGCNPCSTLAAERQATIDHYMKIIDLAHDLNAGMIIYIGGWRAQGMSQSDGWAYSLSCLQQVAAYASAAEIQIAIEPTTADTNLVDNAADARRMMAECEATNVGLMFDSCHVVFDGQSPQSYVHAMSDALLHLHAADTGRTAIGKGKIDWDSLLKSLLEYQYKGYFTVETGFGSRDVDPVDVARFSLSYLRERLSFLHECR, from the coding sequence TTGCCAACCTATTCCCTTAAAGAGACGATACGCATTCTGGCCGAGATTGGGTATGATGCTGTTGAGATCGGATGTTGTGCGCCCCACGCTTGGCCAGATCATCTTTCCAAAGATGATCGCAAGGAAATCGCCAAGGCGGCAAAGGGTGAAGATATTGCGATATCAAGCCTCTTGCCGGCTATTGGTGGAGGGTTTGGTTGCAACCCCTGCTCAACTCTGGCAGCTGAACGACAGGCTACAATCGATCATTATATGAAAATCATCGATCTTGCACATGACCTTAATGCCGGAATGATAATTTATATCGGCGGGTGGCGCGCGCAGGGCATGTCGCAGTCTGACGGTTGGGCTTATAGTCTGAGTTGTCTACAACAGGTTGCAGCCTATGCTAGCGCTGCCGAAATCCAGATTGCAATTGAACCCACAACAGCCGACACAAATCTCGTTGATAACGCTGCAGACGCGCGGCGCATGATGGCTGAATGCGAAGCCACCAATGTCGGACTTATGTTTGATAGCTGTCATGTAGTCTTTGATGGCCAAAGCCCGCAATCGTATGTCCACGCCATGAGCGACGCGTTGCTACACCTTCACGCTGCCGATACCGGACGCACCGCGATTGGAAAGGGTAAAATCGACTGGGACAGCCTGCTTAAGTCACTGTTAGAGTATCAGTATAAAGGCTATTTCACGGTGGAAACAGGCTTTGGCAGTAGAGACGTCGATCCAGTCGATGTCGCCCGCTTCAGCCTTTCGTATTTGCGAGAACGATTAAGTTTTCTGCACGAATGCCGCTAA